CACAGCCATGTTATAACCCCAGGCTATAGTGGAGAAACATCTCTACTTTGTTGAATGAGGTCACAGCCATGTTATAACCCCAGGCTATAGTGGAGAAACATCTCTACTCGTACTCCTCTGTTTGTCTGAGAGACTACAGTatgagactacagactacagtatgagactacagactacagtatgagactacagactacagtatgagaCTACAGTatgagactacagactacagtatgagactacagactacagtatgagaCTACAGACAACAGTatgagactacagactacagtatgagactacagactacagtatgagactacagactacagtatgagaCTACAGTatgagactacagactacagtatgatactacagactacagtatgagaCTACAGTatgagactacagactacagtatgagactacagactacagtatgagaCTACAGTATGAGACTACAGTATGAGACTACAGACAACAGTatgagactacagactacagtatgagaCTACAGTATGAGACTACAGTatgagactacagactacagtatgagaCTACAGTatgagactacagactacagtatgagactacagactacagtatgagaCTACAGCatgagactacagactacagtatgagactacagactacagtatgagaCTGCAGTGAGAGACTGCAGTGAGAGACTGTAGTATGAGACTACAGTATGAGACTGCAGTGAGAGAGTACAGTATGGGTGTCAggtctctttcatctctctctgctcttctcttatGTCTGTCCACAGGTGTGTCTGTTGGAGTGTGACGGTCACGTCTCCCCTGCCCTCACCTGGGATCTGTGTCAGCGAGCCATGCTACCGCAGTACCCCCTCCCAACAGATGACAGCGCTGTGTCTAAGAGACCAGAGGAAAAACTGTCCTTATACCTTGCACCTGCTGACCTGGAGTCAGATGGAAAAATGCTCTACTCTGCAGCCATGGAGCGCTACCAACAGGATGGAGCGGAACAGGAAGACGAGGCCCTGGTGCGACGTGATGCCCAGTACGACTCCTCTCCGCTGGGCTTGACCGCCGAGGGAGACTCGCTGGCGCTGGGTATGGAGaacggggaggaggaagagaaggaggaggaggtcaggaggagaaggagcggccagggggagggaggagacgaggaggaggatgCCGTGGTCCAGCTGACCAAGCGTTTCGGGGGCTTCCTGAAAGGTCGCCACAGTTACAGGAAGTTGATTGGCAGCCCGGTGAGGAAGTCGCTGCAGAAACGCCTCGGAGGGTTCATCGGGATCAGGAAGTCGGCCAGGAAGTGGAACAACCAGAAGAGGGTGAGCCAGCTCCTCCGGCAGTACCTGGGGatgaccagcagcagcacccCTGGTCGCGGTGTTGGGAGGTTCACTAACCCAGCCCAGGGCCTCAGGAGGCTACCCAGCCGGCTGTAACCTTCCCTCCATCCCCTGGggcctctctgctcttctcttctcccgTGCCTCCACCCTCTTGgctctgctcttctcttctcccaTGCCTCCGCCCTCCCAGGTACctcccatagaaatagaattactatAGTTTACTACTTGCTTACTATTATGTTGGTTTTCCATTCCCATAGTTACCAACAACGTGTACAGCTACAGCTATGGGGACTGGGAACTCCTTCATACCTCATCGGCCTCATGAAGAAGAGGAATGACATCATCATTCTGAAAGAGAAGTAAGGAATGTTTCCTTCCAACCATCAACGTTGCTCCCACCTTACCGCCCCAGTTAATGAATAAAAAGTGCCATGTAATATTGTGTGTCAGTATTGTAAAGCCATACTTCATGATGCTATATCCTGGATATAATACCACCCATGTTATGGTGACGATTGGATGTTTatgatgtatgtatatatatgcacTTGATCTTTTTTCATTTAA
The window above is part of the Salmo salar chromosome ssa15, Ssal_v3.1, whole genome shotgun sequence genome. Proteins encoded here:
- the LOC106571046 gene encoding prepronociceptin, giving the protein MKWSLWSLLLLCLCTPGRSDCQGDCLTCGLLLSNPQSQQQAFNTLVCLLECDGHVSPALTWDLCQRAMLPQYPLPTDDSAVSKRPEEKLSLYLAPADLESDGKMLYSAAMERYQQDGAEQEDEALVRRDAQYDSSPLGLTAEGDSLALGMENGEEEEKEEEVRRRRSGQGEGGDEEEDAVVQLTKRFGGFLKGRHSYRKLIGSPVRKSLQKRLGGFIGIRKSARKWNNQKRVSQLLRQYLGMTSSSTPGRGVGRFTNPAQGLRRLPSRL